A stretch of Enterobacter cloacae complex sp. ECNIH7 DNA encodes these proteins:
- the hscB gene encoding co-chaperone HscB: MDYFTLFGLPVQYPIDLQALTIRFQDLQRQYHPDKFASGTQAEQLAAVSHSATINQAWQTLRHPLARAEYLLSLHGFDLASEQHTVRDTAFLMEQLELREELDEIEQAKDEARLESFITRVKGMFDTRHQQMVEQLNNETWDAAADTVRKLRFLDKLRSSAEQLEEKLLDF, encoded by the coding sequence ATGGATTATTTCACTCTCTTCGGACTACCCGTTCAATACCCGATTGATCTCCAGGCGCTGACGATCCGTTTTCAGGATCTTCAGCGTCAGTATCATCCGGATAAATTCGCCAGTGGTACTCAGGCAGAACAGCTGGCTGCGGTATCGCACTCTGCGACCATCAACCAGGCCTGGCAGACGCTGCGCCATCCGCTGGCGCGTGCAGAATATCTGCTCTCGCTCCACGGTTTCGATCTGGCGAGCGAACAGCATACCGTGCGCGACACCGCGTTTCTGATGGAACAGCTGGAGCTTCGCGAAGAGCTGGATGAGATTGAACAGGCCAAAGACGAAGCGCGTCTGGAAAGCTTCATCACGCGCGTGAAGGGCATGTTCGATACCCGCCATCAGCAGATGGTGGAGCAACTGAACAACGAGACCTGGGACGCGGCGGCAGACACTGTGCGCAAACTCCGTTTTCTCGATAAACTGCGAAGCAGTGCTGAACAACTCGAAGAAAAGCTGCTCGATTTTTAA
- the iscA gene encoding iron-sulfur cluster assembly protein IscA — translation MSITLSDSAAARVSSFLANRGKGFGLRLGVRTSGCSGMAYVLEFVDEPASDDTVFEDKGVKVVVDGKSLQFLNGTQLDFVKEGLNEGFKFTNPNVKDECGCGESFHV, via the coding sequence ATGTCGATTACCCTTAGCGACAGCGCTGCCGCGCGAGTAAGCTCTTTTCTGGCGAACCGTGGTAAAGGCTTTGGCCTGCGACTGGGCGTACGTACCTCCGGCTGTTCTGGTATGGCTTACGTACTGGAGTTTGTTGACGAGCCGGCGTCTGACGACACCGTGTTTGAAGACAAGGGCGTGAAGGTGGTGGTCGATGGCAAAAGCCTGCAATTCCTCAACGGCACTCAGCTGGACTTCGTTAAAGAAGGCCTGAACGAAGGGTTCAAATTCACGAACCCGAACGTCAAAGACGAGTGTGGTTGCGGCGAAAGCTTCCACGTTTAA
- the iscU gene encoding Fe-S cluster assembly scaffold IscU: MAYSEKVIDHYENPRNVGSFDNSDESVGSGMVGAPACGDVMKLQIKVNNEGIIEDARFKTYGCGSAIASSSLVTEWVKGKSLDEAQAIKNTDIAEELELPPVKIHCSILAEDAIKAAIADYKSKREAK; encoded by the coding sequence ATGGCATACAGCGAAAAAGTCATCGATCATTACGAAAACCCGCGCAACGTTGGCTCTTTTGACAACAGCGACGAATCTGTCGGTAGCGGCATGGTTGGCGCACCGGCGTGTGGCGACGTGATGAAGTTGCAGATTAAAGTCAACAATGAAGGTATCATTGAAGACGCGCGCTTCAAGACCTACGGCTGCGGTTCTGCTATCGCGTCCAGCTCCCTGGTCACCGAATGGGTGAAGGGCAAGTCCCTGGACGAAGCACAGGCAATCAAGAACACCGATATTGCTGAAGAACTCGAACTGCCACCGGTGAAAATTCACTGTTCAATTCTGGCAGAAGACGCGATCAAAGCCGCCATTGCGGACTATAAAAGCAAACGTGAAGCAAAATAA
- the iscS gene encoding cysteine desulfurase, with protein MKLPIYLDYSATTPVDPRVAEKMMQCLTLDGNFGNPASRSHRFGWHAEEAVDIARNQIADLVGADPREIVFTSGATESDNLAIKGAANFYQKKGKHIITSKTEHKAVLDTCRQLEREGYEVTYLAPQSNGIIDLKELEAAMRDDTILVSIMHVNNEIGVVQDIATIGEMCRARGIIYHVDATQSVGKLPIDLSQLKVDLMSFSGHKIYGPKGIGALYVRRKPRIRIEAQMHGGGHERGMRSGTLPVHQIVGMGEAYRIAKEEMETEMARLRTLRNRLWDGVKDMEEVYLNGDLEQGAPNILNVSFNYVEGESLIMALKDLAVSSGSACTSASLEPSYVLRALGMTDELAHSSIRFSLGRFTTEEEIDYTIKLVRNSIGRLRDLSPLWEMFKQGVDLNSIEWSHH; from the coding sequence ATGAAATTACCGATTTATCTCGATTACTCCGCAACCACGCCGGTGGACCCGCGTGTTGCCGAGAAAATGATGCAGTGTCTGACCCTGGACGGAAACTTTGGTAACCCAGCTTCCCGTTCACACCGTTTTGGCTGGCATGCTGAAGAGGCGGTTGATATCGCCCGTAATCAGATTGCCGACCTGGTGGGTGCCGACCCGCGTGAGATTGTATTCACCTCCGGTGCGACCGAATCCGACAACCTGGCGATCAAAGGTGCAGCCAACTTTTATCAGAAAAAAGGCAAGCACATCATCACCAGCAAAACCGAACACAAAGCCGTGCTGGATACCTGCCGCCAGCTGGAGCGTGAAGGGTACGAAGTGACTTACCTGGCGCCACAGAGCAACGGGATCATCGACCTGAAAGAGCTCGAAGCGGCCATGCGTGATGACACCATTCTGGTTTCCATCATGCACGTTAACAACGAAATCGGCGTCGTTCAGGACATCGCAACCATCGGCGAAATGTGCCGCGCGCGCGGTATCATCTATCACGTTGACGCAACCCAGAGCGTGGGCAAACTGCCTATCGATCTGAGCCAGCTGAAAGTGGACCTGATGTCCTTCTCCGGCCACAAAATTTATGGCCCGAAAGGGATCGGCGCGCTGTACGTTCGTCGTAAACCGCGTATCCGCATCGAAGCACAGATGCACGGCGGCGGTCACGAGCGCGGCATGCGTTCCGGCACTCTGCCTGTTCACCAGATCGTGGGCATGGGCGAAGCGTACCGCATTGCAAAAGAAGAGATGGAAACCGAGATGGCGCGCCTGCGCACGCTGCGTAACCGTCTGTGGGACGGCGTGAAAGATATGGAAGAAGTGTATCTGAACGGCGATCTCGAGCAGGGCGCACCGAACATCCTCAACGTCAGCTTCAACTATGTTGAAGGCGAATCGCTGATCATGGCGCTGAAAGACCTGGCCGTTTCTTCCGGTTCCGCCTGTACGTCTGCAAGCCTGGAGCCATCCTACGTGCTGCGCGCGCTGGGCATGACCGACGAGCTGGCACACAGCTCTATCCGTTTCTCTTTAGGTCGTTTCACTACCGAAGAAGAGATTGACTACACCATCAAGCTGGTTCGCAACTCCATCGGCCGTCTGCGCGACCTTTCTCCACTGTGGGAAATGTTCAAGCAGGGCGTGGATCTGAACAGCATTGAATGGTCACATCACTAA
- the iscR gene encoding Fe-S cluster assembly transcriptional regulator IscR — translation MRLTSKGRYAVTAMLDVALNSEAGPVPLADISERQGISLSYLEQLFSRLRKNGLVSSVRGPGGGYLLGKDAGSIAVGEVISAVDESVDATRCQGKGGCQGGDKCLTHALWRDLSDRLTGFLNNITLGELVNNQEVLDVSGRQHGQDSQRSTRAQDAIDVKLRA, via the coding sequence ATGAGACTGACATCTAAAGGGCGTTATGCCGTGACCGCGATGCTGGACGTTGCGCTCAACTCCGAAGCGGGCCCGGTTCCGTTGGCTGATATTTCTGAACGACAAGGGATCTCCCTCTCTTATCTGGAACAGCTGTTCTCCAGACTGCGTAAAAATGGACTGGTTTCCAGCGTTCGTGGCCCAGGCGGCGGTTATCTGCTGGGTAAAGACGCGGGCAGTATTGCAGTTGGTGAAGTGATTAGCGCAGTTGACGAATCCGTTGACGCGACCCGTTGCCAGGGTAAAGGCGGCTGCCAGGGCGGCGATAAATGCCTGACCCACGCGCTGTGGCGCGATCTGAGCGACCGTCTCACCGGCTTCCTGAACAACATCACCCTGGGTGAACTGGTCAACAACCAGGAAGTTCTGGATGTCTCTGGTCGTCAGCACGGTCAGGATTCCCAACGCAGCACCCGCGCGCAGGACGCTATCGACGTCAAACTGCGCGCGTAA
- the trmJ gene encoding tRNA (cytosine(32)/uridine(32)-2'-O)-methyltransferase TrmJ, which yields MLQNIRIVLVETSHTGNMGSVARAMKTMGLTNLWLVNPLVKPDSQAIALAAGASDVIGNAQIVDTLDEALAGCSLVVGTSARSRTLPWPMLDPRECGLKSVSEAEQAPVALVFGRERVGLTNDELQKCHYHVAIAANPEYSSLNLAMAVQVIAYEVRMAWLATQEKPVEQKEETAYPLVDDLERFYGHLEQTLLSTGFIREGHPGQVMNKLRRMFTRARPESQELNILRGILASIEQKNKE from the coding sequence ATGCTGCAAAACATTCGAATCGTGCTGGTCGAAACATCGCACACCGGCAACATGGGCTCCGTTGCCCGCGCTATGAAAACCATGGGCTTAACGAACCTGTGGCTGGTTAATCCGCTGGTGAAACCTGACTCGCAGGCTATCGCCCTGGCGGCCGGTGCCAGCGACGTGATCGGCAACGCCCAGATCGTCGATACTCTTGACGAAGCGCTGGCCGGCTGCAGCCTCGTTGTCGGGACCAGCGCGCGTTCACGCACGCTGCCGTGGCCGATGCTGGATCCGCGCGAATGCGGCCTGAAAAGCGTCTCAGAAGCGGAGCAGGCACCGGTTGCGCTGGTGTTTGGCCGCGAGCGCGTTGGCCTGACCAACGACGAGCTGCAGAAGTGCCACTATCACGTCGCCATCGCGGCGAACCCGGAATACAGCTCGCTGAACCTGGCGATGGCGGTGCAGGTTATCGCCTATGAGGTGCGTATGGCGTGGCTGGCGACGCAGGAGAAACCGGTCGAACAGAAAGAAGAGACGGCCTACCCGCTGGTGGACGATCTTGAGCGCTTCTATGGTCATCTGGAGCAGACGCTGCTCTCAACCGGCTTTATTCGTGAAGGCCACCCGGGCCAGGTGATGAACAAGCTGCGCCGTATGTTTACCCGCGCTCGCCCGGAAAGCCAGGAGCTGAACATCCTGCGCGGGATTCTGGCGTCGATTGAGCAGAAGAATAAAGAGTAG
- the suhB gene encoding inositol-1-monophosphatase — MHPMLTIAVRAARKAGNVIAKHYETPDSVETSQKGSNDFVTNVDKAAEAIIIETIRKSYPQHTIITEESGEHEGTDQDVQWVIDPLDGTTNFVKRLPHFSVSIAVRIKGRTEVAVVYDPMRNELFTATRGQGAQLNGYRLRCSNARDLDGTILATGFPFKAKQHATTYMNILGKLFTECADFRRTGSAALDLAYVATGRVDGYFELSLKPWDFAAGELIAREAGAIVCDFTGGHNYMSTGNVVAGNPRVVKAMLANMRDELSDALKR; from the coding sequence ATGCATCCGATGCTGACCATCGCCGTGCGCGCAGCGCGCAAGGCGGGTAATGTAATTGCCAAACACTACGAAACGCCAGACTCCGTAGAAACCAGCCAGAAAGGCAGCAATGATTTCGTGACTAACGTCGATAAAGCCGCAGAAGCGATTATTATCGAAACGATCCGCAAATCTTACCCGCAGCACACCATCATCACCGAAGAAAGCGGTGAACATGAAGGTACCGATCAGGATGTTCAATGGGTTATCGATCCACTGGATGGCACCACCAACTTTGTTAAACGCCTGCCACACTTCTCTGTGTCTATCGCAGTACGCATTAAAGGCCGTACTGAAGTCGCCGTTGTTTACGATCCAATGCGTAATGAACTGTTCACCGCTACCCGCGGTCAGGGCGCACAGCTGAACGGCTACCGTCTGCGCTGCAGCAACGCACGCGATCTGGACGGCACCATCCTGGCGACCGGTTTCCCGTTCAAGGCGAAACAGCACGCGACCACCTATATGAATATCCTGGGCAAACTGTTTACCGAATGCGCTGACTTCCGCCGCACCGGTTCTGCCGCGCTGGATCTGGCCTACGTGGCGACCGGCCGCGTTGACGGTTACTTCGAGCTGTCTCTGAAGCCGTGGGACTTTGCTGCGGGCGAGCTGATCGCACGTGAAGCAGGCGCCATCGTGTGTGATTTCACCGGTGGCCATAACTATATGTCTACCGGTAACGTCGTTGCGGGTAATCCACGCGTTGTTAAAGCCATGCTGGCAAACATGCGTGATGAACTGAGCGATGCGCTGAAGCGTTAA
- a CDS encoding nickel/cobalt transporter — protein sequence MSVISSPVRKPRRWLHLWPLALFLLLAVCGSLWLWQAWPQVMMKSIVWQREVNQQMSGLLKAVAENPTKAGGSLLAFSFIYGVLHALGPGHGKIVITTWLATHPSKLKSSIGLTLASSLLQGSVAIALVVVVLSLLQLPARQLHMSSFWLEKGSYALVGVLGVIICWRALKKLRALLRKPKFKTFTPHHVHDEHCGCGHQHLPTQEQLQNGDDWRARLMIVLSMGMRPCSGAIMVLLFSKVIGVFGWGMLSALAMAAGTSLTISSLALLVHSFRQLAVKLSGNKTPVLWRQVGWTTLALAGGVILLVAAVTMWMSAVPVGRGLRPF from the coding sequence ATGTCAGTGATCTCTTCTCCGGTTCGTAAACCGCGCCGCTGGCTGCACCTCTGGCCGCTGGCGCTCTTTCTCCTGCTAGCCGTTTGCGGTTCGCTCTGGCTATGGCAGGCCTGGCCGCAGGTCATGATGAAAAGCATCGTCTGGCAGCGTGAGGTCAACCAGCAGATGAGCGGCCTGCTGAAGGCGGTGGCGGAGAACCCGACCAAAGCGGGCGGATCCCTGCTGGCGTTCAGCTTTATCTATGGCGTTCTGCATGCGCTGGGGCCGGGGCACGGCAAAATCGTGATAACGACCTGGCTCGCCACCCATCCGTCGAAGCTGAAATCGAGCATCGGCCTGACGCTGGCCTCCTCGCTGCTTCAGGGCAGCGTGGCGATTGCGCTCGTCGTGGTCGTGCTTTCGCTGTTGCAGCTTCCCGCGCGCCAGCTGCACATGAGCAGTTTCTGGCTGGAGAAGGGGAGCTACGCGCTGGTGGGCGTGCTGGGGGTGATCATCTGCTGGCGGGCGCTGAAAAAGCTGCGCGCGCTGCTGCGAAAACCGAAATTCAAAACCTTTACGCCGCACCACGTTCATGATGAACACTGCGGCTGCGGGCATCAGCATTTGCCCACGCAGGAACAGTTGCAGAACGGCGACGACTGGCGCGCGCGGCTGATGATTGTTCTCTCGATGGGCATGCGCCCGTGCTCGGGGGCCATCATGGTGCTGCTGTTCAGTAAGGTGATTGGCGTGTTTGGCTGGGGAATGCTCTCTGCGCTGGCGATGGCGGCAGGAACGTCTCTCACCATTTCGTCTTTAGCGCTGCTGGTTCACAGCTTCCGTCAGCTGGCGGTCAAACTGAGCGGCAATAAAACGCCGGTGCTGTGGCGACAGGTAGGGTGGACAACGCTTGCGCTGGCGGGCGGAGTGATTCTGCTGGTGGCGGCAGTGACGATGTGGATGAGCGCGGTGCCGGTGGGAAGGGGATTGCGGCCTTTCTAG